GTGCAAATGTCTCACAGTCCTCAATGCCCTGTGATCTCTGTTCCATGGCGTTGAGGATGTACCCAACTCCTGCCCAGTACTGCTCAACGCGTGCAAGTGCCTGAGAGCAGCGCGAGTAGTTCGCAGCCGCGGCCGAAGTGAGTAAGGAGTGTCGCGGTCTATTGTCGGTCGGTATGCTCAAACGTCCGCCATGTGTTTTCGAGCCGGTactcttgttgttgttcgctCCTGGGGATTGCTCCCGTGATGGTGGGCTTGAAGCACTCAATGCAGACTCTTTGAGGAAGGCGCATCCGGCGATGAAGATGGGCTGGGACGTGAAAGGATTGCCAATGTAGCTCTGATGATCAATGAGTTCGGCAAAGGCAACGATATCCGCAATGGTCTTTGCGCTCGATCTGGCCAGCTCACGACTGTTGGACAACAGCTGAATGTTGGTGAGCTTACCGAACGGCGTGAGTAGTGCTGGTTCATGGAGGATAATGATCATGGCATGGAACCAGAAATGAAGTAGTATGAAAATGGTTCCCTGGCCAGCCTCGACGTAGTGCTTGAAGTTGTGGGTATTGAATACCAGCCGCTCGTGTTGTTTCGAGTAGATTATCGTCAAGTCGCTTTCCATTTGCCGCAGCTTCTTCATGCTTTCCTCCGTGAGATCATTCGCATCCCGGATGTTGTTGAGGACATCGGACGCGCGACCGTAAAGATGGATGATCTTGATGCACGCCGGGAAGGGATCTGGCCAACCCTCTTGATCAAGAGTGGGTTCGGGAATTTCCAAATCCATGTCATCATCTCGCAAAGTGACTGGCCTACCTGTGCCGGATGAGATGATTCTGTCCAGCATAAAGACTGCCCAGAACGTATCGATACGTGCCTGCTCCACTTCCTTTTGCTCTTCGGGGCTGAttgtttcctcctcttcttgcttGTCCGTGGGCGAGTTTCCGTCGTCATTATACTTACTTAGCCACCTCCTGGTGAACCATGGATCACGAGACCCTTGATATTTGacaccctccttcttctgaaGACCTAGGTCAGTAGCCATGCGGATGGCAAGGCCCAAATACATCCAAAGGGCACTGTCCTGGTTTGCGCCAAAAGCCTCGTATGCCATGAGCAGAAAGGCCTGAACAGCCGCGACTGACGGACAGGAAAACGTTTCAACGGTGGCGTTCTTGACTCGTTGAGCAAAGACGTCACCATACTCGGACTTGGGAACTCTGCTGCCGTCCTGCTCATTGGTGAAGGTAGGAAGCTCAGAGAATCGGGCAGCCAACGCACACATGGCATCGACCAAGATGGGCTCCACCTGCTTCTCCTCGAGTTGGCGCATGAAACGTTCCTCCTTTAAGAAGGGGTAGTTGCAACCCAGACGAATAAAGAAGGTCTTGACCAAGACCTTGATGATTTCGGGCACCGGCTTGGAGTCGTCGGTGGAGTATACTGGCATGTCCTCCAGGGTGGGAATGTCCTTAAGGGTTTCCTGGATCATTCTAGGCTGTATGTGATGTGACggcgttggtgttgttgcgaCTGACGAGCCGGTTCTCATGAACCGTGGGTCCCTAAACGAGGGTTCTTTGGGCAGGTTTTGCTTGAACCCGGGGACAATCGCCGTGGGACCGAAATAGCGAAAATACGGTATACGATCTCTTCTCCGTACGGAATGGCTGTGGTGCTGTGTCGGTGACCGAATGCCGTTGGAGTTGGACTGTCTCGCCGTTCTCGTAGAGCTGGGTGACCTTGAATCCTGACCCCAGTCATTGCTAAGTCCCCGCGGCCGGGTGCCTGAATAACTGTGGTTTGGGATGGAATCACGCCTCATGGAAGCATCTCTATCCACAACGGCAAAGCCGGCCGTTTTGCTCGCTGGGGCCGTCTTGCTCTTCCATTGTCGGTGAGGTTCttccgcttcctcctcctcgttgtCATCGGAatgttcatcatcatcatcatcatcatccgccTCCCTTTTCACCCCGGCAACTTGGTCGTGATCACCTTTTGTCAGGCCGTTGCCCCGGttgtcctccttccttcgctCGACCAGATCGTTGTAACCTTGACACTGGTGCCCGTTCTTGGTGCAGGTCGAACAGACCGGTTTCTCACCGGCACATCGGGTTTTCCTCTTGCGGCATGTCAAGCATCTGTCAAGGTAAGTTGGTTAAGATAGAGCCCATATATTGTCACACATTCTTTCTTGTTGCTAATCTCCATGCCGCCGGTTTCTCCGTGGTTTCTCGGGCAGCGGGGCTCTTTGAATTACGCGTCTCCTCGGCCACATGGCTTGCAGTATGGGATGAAAGCATGCATAATCATTGATGTGATATGATGGGGATACAAAAAGGGGAACACGTACGCTGCGTTGATCCTCCGCCTCTTGGAAGGAGGTTGGCCTTGGTTGTTTACAAAGCGTATCTGCTTGGGAGGCGGCAGGGGTGCGGTCATCAGGGTCATTTCAGGCAtagctttataaaataaCCATGATGGTTTGCCAAACACTCAGATTGTAAATATTTTGTCGATTTTCGAGGCCGCCCCGTGAAACCGTTGCTGGAATGGAGGATAagtgatggtggtgctgAGTGGTGACGGACGCTTGGCGCACGTTCAAGATGGTGGGGAAGCCTATGTTTGTGgaaatgatgatggaagctaTTCTTGGCAGCAGTGTTAGGTATGGATGGGTTTGGGCGGCACGCGGTTGTTGGTTGTTCGGCGTGGCCAAATTGCCCTGGTAAGATTTTGTGATATATCCGAGCTTCCGCCCAATGAGTGAAGGAGCCGTCCCAACGTTAGTGTGAAgcttcttctctctcttgtTGTGTTGGCTTGCCGTTTCGTGCAAGAGCAGAGACGATCTTTTCAACAGGCGCGCAATAGCATAACTACCTAGTTATGCATCGGTCATGCCGTTGAACGTGATTTTGCGGGCAACGATCATTTCCGGGATTCGGAAAAGGGTGTCGAAGAATAACGGTCAAGATGGCTTGGAAGCGTAGTCAGGTGGTGTGCAAGCGTCCGGTACGTCAGAGACCCCTCGTTCTAGACTGGCAGGACTGGCCAAAAGGAGAGCTGGCAATATGGGGAAGTAGGATTCCAAGGGTTAATTCAGCATGCCGATCTCGAAGACAACCTGGAAGCCGCGCAAGCACGGGATTTCGTTCTCTGCTGGGCTTATTTGCTAACGTCGTATCAGAACGCAACCCTGACATGCCCCAAACACAAGTGAAGctccaacaacaagaaggggAATGAATACCTCGGTGGCGCGTGCTCATGTGCTCTCGTATGTGACTGAATTGAGACaaggaaggaatggaagggCTTGAGAAGTGAGAGATGTGTGTCGTGGCTGGATTTGGGGCTCCGGCTATGGAAACGAAGTGGAGGGAGATAGATGGCACGATGACCTGAAAGGTGGATCGCAACAAGCAGATCCCTCGTCCGAAGCGCGACCGAAGATCTGCAGTGGTGAGGTGCCCCAGCACTTGTAGGTGTCGGGAACGGAATGACTCCGGGAGATGGAAGCAGAGAAGAGGAACTGAACACCTAGAAACAAGGACAAGACATGCGCTTGGGGACTGACGGAGAgatagagagagaaaaaaaaaagaaaatcgaAAAATaaatgaaagaagaagaaaaaaaaacaaagaggaAAAGTTTTTGCGGCCAGGCAAGAGCGGGCGAGAATTGGAGACGGcaggcttccttcttccattcCTACCTTAGCATACGATAGTTTGTTGACAGGGCTGGGCTAGAACACTTTTGTGTGCAGGTCTGTGTCCCCCCAATGTGTTCCTTTCTAGCGAACGGGAGACGGGCAACGGGGAAAGCAAAAGGACGTCCCGGCGGCGGCTTTTACAcgtgtaggtagtgtagggcGCTTTGCTTCTGTGCGAGATCAAGCCGGGCAGCCAACCACGGGCAGCGGCCACGATGCttcactagaggtagctgaTGCCGATGTCGCGAATATCGTGAAGCACTCTATTTGCAGCCCTCAGCGAATCGCGTCCCCCATGCGAATCGGCGCCAGCGTCGTGATTGGGGGGAAGAGAAATGCAGTGGTGAGTTGACAAATGTGATGTGTACACTCATTGTGTATGTGTCAATTCCGGACTCCGACCAGGTGCAGCGCCGCCATCACCTACTGCAtagtacatacactacatacaaCTCCAGCTTCATGCTCGCTCGCTCAACATGGAGCAAAGGTGTTCGTGGGTTGTGTGCTTGGCGGTGATGCCCGGGTGGCGATACCGCTCAATCTCCTTCATGTCGGATTTATCCCCACGCTTAAGAAGCCAATCATATCGCTCTCTGGGTCTGGATGTTACGTCTAAACTGCCGGCCTGCAGACTCTTTCGCAGATGCAATTGGCCGTTGAACGTGGGGATATTTCCGGGTCAAGCAAGAAACGGAGGTACACACTGTCTGTCGGTCGGTACACACCACCACTTTGGGGAGATTTGTCCCGAGGTGTCCATGTCGGGAGACGATGTTTGTACTGTGGTGTACACAACTCGAGTTGATGAGAGACGGAATCTCGGCAAACTGGACAGACACGGGCGAACAGGACAGGAACTAAAAAGTCAAAGCAGATCAAATTGTAGGTTCGTCGCACCTTCCCAAGTCCATGATGTGCAGTGTGCATTCATTTTGTGCATCGATGTGCGTCTTCCGACTCCACAGGGCAGGGAGTGTTCCTTCCCGCTGGGCTGGAGATCTTCGACGCCGCTGCCATGTATGGTTCGAACCTACCCAGCAACTTTGAGTACCTACATAGGCACAGAAAAGGCCCCCAATTCATCTGCGGCCTTTGCGCATTGCGAGTCTAGATTCTATTGAAGGAACTTCAAGTAGCATTTTTGGACGTTTCTGGATGGGTACATCGGGTAGATAGACGTAGGGAGACAAGATACCGTAGCATCATCGTACGTACCTACTCGGTGCAGTGTCGACGCCTGGGCTTTTACCCCGCTTCTGGTCTCCCCAGACTTCCATCCGGGCCACCGTCTTACTTCAGGTTCACATGTTTGTGCCAAGCTTGGACCTCCTTGTGTAACCTTGGCAAGCGAGAGCTCGAAGGACTGGAGGGAGATAACGGCCTGTCACTACAAGGCACTCAGCTTTCCATGTTTCACACAGAAAGCAACTGAACCAAGACGGAGTTTTCTCCGAATCATCAgctacatacctaggtactcttAGCCATTCCGAGCTGTTGCAGACAGAGATGGCTAGATATAGTTTCGGACTTCCTTTCAAGGTGCAGGTTAAATGCCCAAGAGTTTCCATTATGCTTTTCAGCTTGTCAGGCCCATTCTTCCACGGAGAGGCCCTGAAAATTCGGATCCAAGGTTATCTTCGCTTCACAGGACGATGGTTCTGTGGTCCTTTTCAAAGCACCCTTCCTGTCTGGTATTTCTCCCTTGACATCCTGTCGTCTTCTTCACCCAAACACAACACTAACCCCCATCTCCCTGCTAACCTGCCTCCACAGATCCTCTCCCGTTTCCATGTCCCCCAgcttctcctgctccttcGCTCCCCTATCCaccccagccccagccccagccccagccccagcTACAGACTCAACCCTATCCGCCCTCTCCCACACCTCCCTCACAATCTCCCACGCCCTTTCAATATTCCTCATCCCctgcctcttcttcaccttttCAAACGCTTGCTCCGCCAGCCCGCGATCATTTTCCGTCACAGCCTCGCACGCCGCCACAAACAGCGGCCACAGCAGCGCACCCATGGGCCCCTCATGCTTCACCGTCGCTGCGCAGTGCAAAAGCGAGCGATGCGTGTGCTCTTGCACCGCCCTGTGCGAGCGCCGATAGCCGTGCACGCtgcggtagaggtagacaaAGGCCGAGTGGCGGTAGGCGAGGGCGTTGTGCCAGATGCTGTGCAGACGACTGCGTTCGGCCACCGTAGGGGACATGACGTCGATTTTTGAACCGTGGCTCAGGTGCGTGCTGTGGACTTTATCCGTCTTGTTCGTCTTTTGGTCTACTTCTTCATCGGGGGCAAAGCCGGGGGGCAGTTGCGGTTGCCAGCGTGACAGAGCGGCTTCGATGGCTTGGGTGGTTGCTTCGAGTTCGGTTCGCAAGACAGCGATCTTGGAAGCCGATGCGTTGCTCCAGATGGCGGCTTGGAGGTCGCTTTTCAGCGTGACGATGCTGGACAGTCGGTGGATGATGGGCCACAGCGTGGTGGCCATGCCGAGGAGGGTGTCGACGTTGGATAAAGGGGAGGCGATGGGAGCGCCGAGGGGTGGGAAGGGCATCAGACAGCCAGCGGTGGGAGCGGCCGAGAGGGGGGCGCGGCCGTTGGAGAGGGCGGCTATTACGTCGTAGAAGCGGAAGGCCTGGGGTATTTGTTAGTGTGATTCCTAGTGGTGAGTGTGTCTGGGTGTGCGCGTACCCGTTCGAGAAAGATGCTGGTAGAGTCTGATGGTTCGGGAGTGGTGCACATGATGGTAAGTGCCCCTTTCAGGTGGCCATCCACTAGGTTTGATCGTCCTCTTTGGACCAGCTACATTGGCTCGAGTTAGTTCTCAAACTTGGCCGTGTCTGCAAGAAACTCACCACTTCATAGTAGATAAGCAACATGATGGTTGCCAAAATTTCGTTTCGGTTCGACTTGGCACTCTGCTCTATCAGACGTCCAAGTCCCTGGATGGCCTGGttgtggaagaagagggaatgCTCCTCGTTTTGGATCCCTCGATATTCTAAATGGGCGCTAGCTAGAGCAAAGATGGCATTGAGCACGGGCGAGCTCTGCCGCGTCAATGGCAACACCAATTGCTGGAAGGGGTTCCCACTCTCTTCACGAAAAACAATCAGGTGGGAAAGAATATTACAAAAATGATCCACGAGAGCTCGTCGGTTGGGGCGATCCGTGAACTCTGAAAATGCCGGCGAGTGAAATTCGAATAGAGGTGATGTCACCGGACATGGCGCTATCATGGCTAGGTCTGGATAATAAGGCCTTGGCCGTGACACCGTAGTGACCGCTGTGTAGGTCGTCCACGATTCCGCAACGCCACCATCTTCAGCATCCTCGGTCAGCTCTTCGGCGTGGCTCAAGTCTGGCAGCGTGAAGAGTGACTCTGTGGGAGAGATGAGAGGGTGACTCGGCGTAGGTGAAGGTGCGTTCCAATAGGTGCTTTGGTGGAGGTCTGGTGGTGAAAACATGTAGTCCACCTCTGTAGATTCCGGAGGGCTCgcgctgtcgctgtcgtaGCCAAAGTCCGATAATCTCCGGGAAAGAGATAGCCTATGGCTGTCATTGCTGGATAtagttgatgatgatgatgtcgccAGGCTAGCCTTCCGACGCCTTCGAGGCCGCAAAGCCTCGTAGATACAGGTCGCCCCATGCTCGACGCAGCGTGAACATTGCGGGCGTCCCTCATCACACTTTTTCTTCTATGGTGTTGAAGCTGGGTCAGTTAACAGACTCTTGTAGGAGCGGCGAGCGCTCGACCAAccttttctttgcttttccAGAGGTCAGCAGCTACTTGATATTCGGGACAGCAATCTCACGAAAACCGAGAGAGTACAAGGAACAACGTACCAAAAGGTGCAGCCTAGAGCAGGTTTGTTCCAAGTTAACGGGGAAACTAGGGCCGAGAGTGCAGTCCGGGTGGAGACTTACCGGCTCTTGATCGTCTTTTTGGCTCCTTTGGAGGAGCCAGTCGTGTGTAAAGAAGCATTTTAACACCAGCGGGATCCATCTTGTTCGATATGGTTATGGAGAAAGCATTGTCTCGTGCGTAGGATTGGTTTGTGCCAAGTGCCGTTAAACTGGATTCTGTGGGCGTTTGAGTTGATGGATCCAACTTGTTTTGTTCTATTGTTTTCGTCGTAGGTTCGGGGAAATTTCAGATCATGGCTAAAGCAATGATGAAAGACGGAGATATGAAGCAAATGGGCGGTGACTACGATATGTCATAGGGAGATGGGTTTGGAATGAGGATATTAGCCGGCTACGTTCAGCACGTTGACGACAGCAGCAGTCTTGGCTTGTCAGTGAAGGTCACGAGGGAGGCCAACTTTGGTCTGGAGCGTGGAGCGGCGAGCCTGGCGAACAAGGATCCTCTGTTGGGGCGTGCAAAACAAgcctgttcttcttctttctagACTTGTCCGCTCGTCTGCCTCCGAGATTTTCTTGGAAAGGCAAGGGCCGGTTACATATTTCGCCCAATGTGCGGAGAAGAAAGCGTGAAAGTGCGGAGATTCCCCCACCTCGGaaacctccacctccactaTCCCTCCACCTTTCCCCAGAAATTTCCCCAGAAAGTCAAGAGTAACGCGGGGGAAAAGGGCTTGGCTGTCTGTTTCTGTCCCAGACTGCGGCAAGAACAGGGGCACGTCTTCAGCAGAGACCCATCACCTATTCTGGATCCCATCCACTGACATTGAGCCCGTACCTGAAGCCATTCTTGAGATGGGTTGGTGTCATTAACCGTGATCCGAAAGATCAGAGCCGCATGGTGATGAGACATTGGGGCCAAGCGATCGGCCTGTATAAATTGGTTGTAGTGTTGTGAAATAGATTGGAGAGTCAGTCACGGCACGTCAGTCGCTTCGGTTCTCACCTCGGTGAACAACTCGGATACATACTCGGACCGACCACACCGGGGACTGTGATCGGATCAGACTAACTGCCCGCCTTTGTACCCAAGCAGGCAAACTGTCGAAGATCATAGCATTAGCTGTGATGGCTTCCGTCCCTTATTATAGCAATCTAAATGCGGACAGATTGGCGAAGCGGGGAGACAGAAGACTGTACTCCGCGCCGCCAAGTCTTGTTTACCAACCACCTTGGCCACCCGATACGAAGCCGAGCAATATGCGCTGTAAGGGTTGTATCGGTTCCAGGATGCGCACCGCATTATACACAAAAATGAGAATCAACCATTATTAACGACGTTCGACGATGCTATCACTTCATAAAGAGATTCCACTTTGAAACTGCATCTGGCCGTCGGGTGTTTTTGGTCGACGTGAGCGCCTCACTCCGAGGTACGCGTTGCTGTGCCGTACCGCTCAGCCCGATGGTACAACAACTCGATATAGCTGTAGGATCATGTTGGAACCCGGGAAGCAACCCAATATGCCGTCTGTCGTTGTATCGGCAGACAAGTCGTGAGATGTTGTCAACGGTGGAGACAGCAAAACTCGTCCGAAGAGGGCTCAGAGGGCAGCCCTTGTTCCATTGTCAGCGCGCTTTGACCACAGACTGGAACGTGCGGGTAGCTGTATGCACTAGCAATTACTTCCCAACATCACGCACCATGGTTTTGACTCCCCCTCACTTCTTCCGACATCTTTCACCAAGACAACAATTGGAAAAAACATGATGAACCAAAAGTACTTCCATCAGCCTCCTATTTTCCACTTCTATGGTGGCTGTTCAGCAACTACCTAGACTAGTCTGATGAGATCACTGATACAAGAAACAAAGGCAAACCAAACATCCCCTCCTACCGAGACTGCTCTTTGATAAGGTAACAAAATACCCCGACTTCCTCAGGATGGCGAGTTGGTGGTAACGTGCGTAGTAAGCGCTTACATCCCTCCACCACTTTCATACCTTGGTCACGCGCTAGCATCTCGCAGAAGAGAATGTGTCGCTCACCCGAGCCTTTATACCGACGCTGAAAAGAGAGTCCCTCTTCTCGCTCATTCCGGCTGTACCCTTCACTGAGAGAAGAAATGCTGTGTTGCCAGTTGAATCACCTCGGGGTGCGCACGAGCTTGTCACcatgacttccacttccatggGCCGCGTTATTGGTGGCCGCGTTCTCCTCTCCGCCATATCCTCACGTATCTGCCGCTCCAACGTAGTTCTGCAGTGATACCAGAGCACAAACGTCGTATCGATTTTCGGTTTTTATCGGACCATTGCTTGATGCGATAGCCACAGAGTTGCACTTCCTCGGACACTTCTACCATTCTTTGACGGCTTGGCCACGAAGCCCTCCACTcggcactacactacctcaTAGGCCAATCACCATGCCTCAAAAACCAAGCAGACTAGCGACGCACACAAAGAGAAGAACACATTGGCTGCCCGTGATCCAGAGCCCGACGCCACAAAGGGAAAACACCCACCATGGCGCTGTCAGTGGGAAAGAGGCACGGCGAGGTCAAACATTCAGTCAAACCATGTCGAGAGGGAGCATGTTTGTATGAGCAGTCACTCCGAGTGCTTCCCCAGCCTGCATGCGAGCTTCTCAATGGTAGCCCGAAATGGCCATGTGGGTGAGGTCGGATCTTATTCTACGTACAAGGATCTTGGAGCTAGGCTGCGTTCAGGCAAGGTAGGTGGTATTGATTCACAGGATGAGAGCACAGGGAACCGCAGGAACTGGACGGGAATGGTCGATCTCTTCCCAGTCCTTTGGGACTTTTGGTGCCATCATCCCTCTTCATGCtttattcttttctttcccagGTGGACTcgctctcttctcttttgaTTTGGATCTTTAAATctcaccaccatcgtcatcgtcatcgtcatcacgCTTCATACTACCAGGAATCGGAAACCATCGTCGGCGGCCAGCCCTGCCATCACCCGTCTGCGCGCACCGCGTTTGATGTACTGTCTCAGCCCTACTGGTGGTTCCCTTCGGATACCGGCCGTGGGCCCGTGGCGCTCTCTCTGCTCCGCCTCTTGGTATAACCGTTACGGATCCTCAGTCAGCAAATACTAGGCATCTCACTTAGCAGAATTACTACTGCTTCTCAGGTCACACGTCAGCCGCCCTATTTGGACAAAGAAGGCGTGCCCAATCTCTGGTCTGATCCATTCCCATCTCATTGTTATCCTTGTACTGGTTCGGAGAGTAGGTTGTTTAACGTTCGGAAACGGCTCCTTCAGGCcatccttccctcctcctcctcctcctctaaccTTCTACGTCTGGCAGGTGAATACAGAGAACATCTGCATTCGCGGCGCATTCGACAAACCACAGCGGATGACCGCATAAACCAGACTATAAGCGACGGAAAATGAACATTGGTCCAGCACGGGAGGTCCAATAAGCAGAACGGAAGACAATTCAATCAACTTGAAACTCGAAAAACCATGCGCAGCATGCGTTCGTGCTCATCGTGTGTCCTCCTTTATATCATGGCTCTCTTCGGCCAGGAGGCGATGGCGTCGCAAGCGGAGGCATCGTTGAAGAAAGAGACGGTTCACAGGGTCCCAAAGAAGCCAGAAATCACACCTCCTCCGCAGCCATTACGACTGAAACGAAGAGGAGACGACGATCTTACTTGCCCCGTCAACCATTCGCTATGTCCCGAGTCCTTGGGTGGAGGTTGTTGTCCAGATCAGTATGAGTGTGCAAGCGATGCATGCTCGGCGACAACAGCGGCAGTGGGTACGGCGTGCGGGAAagtaggatattattattgtccCATCACCGCCGGACGTGAGTTTATGTCCCCTACCGTTCCAAGTCTCGTCTTTAAACTGACAAAGATCAGAGGGATGCTGTCCCGAAGGCTGGGTTTGTGACGCCGTAAGAGGTTGTATAGCACCATTCGGGGTAACAAACACGTTCACATCATGCCCTGCCAGCTATAGACTCTGTCCGTCATCTTACAACTACGGCTGTTGCCCGAACAACATGGGATGTGCAGTCGACGCATGTTACTCAACAGAGCCATTCAGCACCACCCTAGTCGACAttatcaccaccatctctgGCGGcaagaccatcaccaccacccaaatCTCCGCTGTCCTCACCAccccaacacctcctcccgCCCTCACAGGCATCGACGACAACTCCGGCGCCATCCCAAAATTCCTCCCTAGCTCCGTTCCCAAAGCCTCTGCTATCCCTAAGGATACCAAGGACAGCGACGGTAGCGGCGGTCTCAATGGCGCCCAACTAGGCGGCATAATCGGCGGGGCCATCGCTCTTCTAATCATTGTCATCATCGCcgccttcctcatcatccgtCGCCTCAAACGGGTTGAATCCGCCATGGAATCTAAAAAGGGTTCCACATCCGGCTACCACTCCAAAGCCTCCAAGACCAGCGCCTCCCAAGCGCAGATGGAACAATCCGGCCGGTTCCTGCACGTCAGAGCGCCTTCGGACACTGATAACGCCAGCGCCGATCCTCTAATGTTCATGTCCGAGACGAACACGCCCGGGGATCATACGACGAATGCTAGCAGTTTGGCGGGGACGCCGCAGCCTGGTGCTCAcggtgttgttggcgacgGCAGTGGTATTGGGAGACATGGGAGGTCGGGGAGCGATACTACTTACATGGCTTCGCCTCACGGCGCtgggaacaacaacaacgggaGCGAACTGGCCAGTCCCGACCCTAACCGGGGATATTTCGACGGTGCTTCACcacctcttccctcctcctcccatactacctctaccacctaTGCTGGTGGCCATAACGGCAATGGCCACGGCATGCGTGAGAGTGTGGACAGCCAAAGCACCGGGTTGGGATACCACTacagcagcaccacccgcaaccaacaccaacaccactgGCGAAACCAGAGTAACGCAAGCGAACTCTCCGCCGACGGAAGCGAGATCACGCACGGAGTGGCAAGTCCCTTGGTCGGCGGCTCCTCGCATGCTAGAGGCGCGTCAGGCGGTACTAGTTACCGTTACACTCACACTCACACTCACAGTCACAGTCACAGCGGACTAGGTGACGTCCCGGAGCTAGATTCCTCAGGCATGTTCGTCGAGTTACccgctaccaccaccaccaccaccgccagcgccagcgcctcTCTCCCGCCGCGCAACTCATTTGGTCTATCATCGgcttcgaggaggaggcggactactggtggtggtagtaacCCCAATACCTCCTCTACCCCTCAGAGCCCTAACACCGACAGcacccagcaac
The Neurospora crassa OR74A linkage group II, whole genome shotgun sequence DNA segment above includes these coding regions:
- a CDS encoding pathway-specific nitrogen regulator, which produces MTLMTAPLPPPKQIRFVNNQGQPPSKRRRINAACLTCRKRKTRCAGEKPVCSTCTKNGHQCQGYNDLVERRKEDNRGNGLTKGDHDQVAGVKREADDDDDDDEHSDDNEEEEAEEPHRQWKSKTAPASKTAGFAVVDRDASMRRDSIPNHSYSGTRPRGLSNDWGQDSRSPSSTRTARQSNSNGIRSPTQHHSHSVRRRDRIPYFRYFGPTAIVPGFKQNLPKEPSFRDPRFMRTGSSVATTPTPSHHIQPRMIQETLKDIPTLEDMPVYSTDDSKPVPEIIKVLVKTFFIRLGCNYPFLKEERFMRQLEEKQVEPILVDAMCALAARFSELPTFTNEQDGSRVPKSEYGDVFAQRVKNATVETFSCPSVAAVQAFLLMAYEAFGANQDSALWMYLGLAIRMATDLGLQKKEGVKYQGSRDPWFTRRWLSKYNDDGNSPTDKQEEEETISPEEQKEVEQARIDTFWAVFMLDRIISSGTGRPVTLRDDDMDLEIPEPTLDQEGWPDPFPACIKIIHLYGRASDVLNNIRDANDLTEESMKKLRQMESDLTIIYSKQHERLVFNTHNFKHYVEAGQGTIFILLHFWFHAMIIILHEPALLTPFGKLTNIQLLSNSRELARSSAKTIADIVAFAELIDHQSYIGNPFTSQPIFIAGCAFLKESALSASSPPSREQSPGANNNKSTGSKTHGGRLSIPTDNRPRHSLLTSAAAANYSRCSQALARVEQYWAGVGYILNAMEQRSQGIEDCETFAPGELERMLARTRQASVQRLMGFENPIPPSPGVPPIAFSLTGTTNSPNSNLTRLYTNTSGTTSSPSSNLTRIYTNTANPTMSNNFMLVPSMSSVASPLPPTSQPTTAATPPGNMIYDPIRQDTPTVVFHPPPHPQPNVPAARYQGRSSSFSHLRDRRSTSTLSRGTSLKYETPGSDDMTVGSDSPTISESNFNAYGKSLSPALPPLAPPPHRHSYLNSPSTQHASTPFDNTLLSPPSGPLTDPGGLHHQNQNQQQQHHGHSGHNSSPSYQTQGQTHYPQQQQQQQQHHNNTNNNNNSYDNSNHNSTTNNNDYYHQATSRPSPNPGLGVVDPFNQNTFSTGLYSAFTPDFMFECNEINLHNLPDALGLDAIGDSHMMESLSNFDAYAWYGLFDETFITGGSGGDGGNGNGSSSHSRGNDDDGGGRRGGDQGGGGRNGQGGGDGRGHQRQGH